The DNA window TTGCGAACAGTGCGTGTCTACCGTGGCCAGGTCGATTTCCAGGTGGCAGCCGATCCTGGGCGTCCCTTTGTGGTCGAGGCGGGTGCGGCCCGTGTGCGAGTGACCGGCACTCGCTTCGAACTGAGCGGTGAGGCGCAGCACTGGCGACTGCTGGTCAGTGAAGGGCGTGTCATCGCCAGCGATGAGCAGGGTAATGAACGCGAGACCACGGCCAGCCAGCGCATCGACTGGCTGGATGGCCGAATGTCCGTGGCGAGCGGTTTCGACGCCAGTGAGGCGAGTGCCTGGCAGCGTGGCAAGATGGTCTTCAAGTCCCGGCGGCTGGACGAGGTGCTCGATGAGTTGGCGCGCTACCGGTCCGGGCGGGTGCTTTTGCTCGGTGATGATTTGCAGGCGCTGCGCATTACTGGCGTATTCGACGCCAACCGACCCGAGGCTGTGCTGGAGGCTATCAGCCATAACCTGCCAGTGGACATGACCCGCTTGCCGGGGCTGGTCCTGATTCGTCACGCACCTTAGAACTGGCTCGCGATCACGCGAGCGACGCCCGCCGTAGGGTGCGCCATGCGCACCGATTGCGGCTACACCAGCCAGTATTTCTGAAAATTCCATTCGACAGGTTCAGAAATCCACAGCGATTTCGTCTCCCTGGCCGCGAATGCAAGTTGATTGCATTTAACGCTGCCATAACCACAAGGGAAACTTCATGATCCTGAAACGCCATCGTCTGGCCGCCGCCGTTCTTGCGGCTCACCTGGGGCTTGCCCTGCCATTGAGCGCGCAGGCGCTCGAGCTGGATATCCCACGCCAATCCCTGGAGTCGGCGCTGGTCGATCTGGCCGAGCAGGCGAATGTTCGTCTGTTCTACAGCGCCGAGCTGACTCGCGGGTTGCAGAGCGCCAAGGCGTTGAAGGGCGACTACGCGCTGGATGTGGCGCTGGAGCAACTTCTGTACGGCAGCGGGTTGCGTTGGCAACTGGGGGAGGATGGCAGTGTAACGCTGGCCCCCGCCCTTGAAAGCGCACTGATGGAGCTGGAGACAACCAGCATCATCGCTGGCCAGGGCATGGGCGAGTCTACCGAGCACTCGCGCAGCTACACGACGGGGTTGGTCAGCGTGGGTTCGAAGACCCCGACCAGCCTGCGGGAAACACCGCAGGCGGTGTCGGTCATTACCAGCCAACTGATTCAGGACCGGCATCTGACCGATCTGGCCGATGCGATGAGCCTTGCACCCGGTATCACGTCCACGCATTCCAATAGCCGGATGATGGCGTTCTACTCTCGCGGTTTCGCCATCCAGAGCATTCAGGTCGATGGCGCCATGCCCATGGCGTTCAATGGGCAGGCCGGGAGCTTCTACTCGGGGAAAGTCTATGACCTGGCCGAATATGACCATGTCGAGATACTGCGTGGCTCGGCGTCGCTGTTCGCGGGGGCGGCTGATCCGGGGGGCATGATCAGCCTCGTGCGCAAGCGCGCCCTGCCCGAGTTCCAGGCGAAGTTCGATGTGTCGGCGGGTAGCTGGGACAATTACCGTACGCAAGTCGATGTGACCGGGCCTCTCGTGGAGAGTGGCGCGGTGCGCGGGCGGGTGGTCACGGCCTACACCGATAAACAGTATTTCGTGGACCGACGCAGCACGGAAAAGAACTTCATCTATGGCGTGCTGGAAATGGACATCGCGCCGGAAACCATGCTGACCGTGGGTGGCAGTTATGAGCGGGTTCACGAAAATGGCGCGGGAACGGGGTTGCCTCGTTATAGCGACGGGCGCGACCTGAAGCTTTCCCGCAGCACGTCGCTGACCCAGAACTGGTCTTATCAGGACCTTCGTTCCCAGGAACTGTTCGTCAAGGTCGACCATGCCCTGTCCGATAACTGGAAGCTCAACAGCGCCTATACCTACACCCATGACAGCAACAATGGATTGGGTGGCTTTGGTCTGAATGCCGTCAACCCCGTCACCTTGAAGGGGCCTATCTGGCTGGGAAGTTACACGGATTCGAAGAGCAAGCAGACGCTCTTCGATCTCAACCTCTCCGGGTTCTTCGACGCCTTTGGCCATACCCATGAGTTGCTGGTCGGAGCGGACTGGCAGCGGGTCACCAGCCAATGGAGAGGGGCGCCCGGGCCGTCTGGCAAGGGTGGAAGCGTTGATGTGTTCAATGTGGGCTCGACGCCCTGGAATCATTATCCGGTCAGCAAGCTCTTCTATGAGCGCTACGATCCCAACACCCAGGTGCAGTACGGCGCCTATTCCAAGCTGGTGCTGCAACTGAGTGATCCGCTCAAGGTCGTGATCGGCGGGCGCCTGGCGCGCTACAAGTTCGAGCAGAAAGTCCATGATGCCTACACCGCGCCGAATGGCAGTTGGCAGGTGTCCTCGAACATCGCCATGCGCGAGCCAACGCATTTCGTCCCTTATGCCGGCGTCATCTACGCCCTGGACTCCCAGTGGTCGCTTTACTCCAGCTATTCGGAAATCTTCCGGCCGCAGCAGAGCTTGTTGAAAGGCCCGGAGACGAGCGGTGTGACGGTCGATGCCATGACCGGGAAGACCTACGAGGCCGGGGTGAAGGGCGAGCTGCTCGACGGGAAGCTGAATGTCAGTGCCGCCATCTTCCACACCAAGCGCGAAGATGGCGCGGTGCGTGACAATCGCTACCAGGGCAGTTCCGTCCTGTTTGGCGGGAGCTGCTGCTACCTGAACCAGGGCGAGGTGATCAGCAAGGGATTCGAGCTGGAGGCCAGCGGCGAAATGTTGCCCGGACTGCAAGGCATCGCCAGCTACACCTACAACAATAATGAAGACCGCAGCAGCGGTGCTCCCTTGAGCACGATCACGCCCAAGCATTCGGTCAAGTTGTGGGGTGTCTGGCAACTGCCGGGGCAGTTGGCGCGCTGGAGAACAGGGGCCGGGGTCAATGTGCAGAGCGCTACTTATGTCAGCGGCCTGGCCAGTCGCTTCGACAGCAATGGGCAGGAGGTCGAGAGAAATATTCCGTTCGACTATTCCCAGAGTGGTTATGCGGTCTGGAGTGCGCTGCTGGAGTACCAGGTCGATGAACACTGGTCGCTTGGCCTGAATGGCAACAACCTGCTGGACCGCAGGTACTACCAGACGGTGGGCAGTGCATCGAACGGCAACTACTATGGCGAGCCGCGTAACTTCGTGCTGAGTTTGAGCGGGACGTTCTAGCGCGGATTGCCTGGTCGTATGCGGGCGAGCGTACTTTCAGTGGCAGTACGCTCGCCGCGCCTGCGGCTACTTGACCTGATAGCACGGCTCATAGGCCGTGCCGCCTGGCAGCTTCATGCGGTGCTGCTCGACGAAGGCGCGCAGGAGCTGGTCCAGTGGTCGCATGATCGTCGGGTCGCCCTGGATCTGGTAGGGGCCGTGTTCTTCGATCAGGCGGATGCCGTTTTCCTTCACGTTGCCGGCGACGATGCCGGAGAACACCCGACGCAGGTTGGCGGCCAGTTCGTGCAGGGGCAGGTCGTGGTTCAGTGGCAGGTTGGCCATGTTGGCGTGGGTCGGTTCGAACGGGCGTTGGAAGCCTTCATCGATCTTC is part of the Pseudomonas sp. ABC1 genome and encodes:
- a CDS encoding TonB-dependent receptor, whose translation is MILKRHRLAAAVLAAHLGLALPLSAQALELDIPRQSLESALVDLAEQANVRLFYSAELTRGLQSAKALKGDYALDVALEQLLYGSGLRWQLGEDGSVTLAPALESALMELETTSIIAGQGMGESTEHSRSYTTGLVSVGSKTPTSLRETPQAVSVITSQLIQDRHLTDLADAMSLAPGITSTHSNSRMMAFYSRGFAIQSIQVDGAMPMAFNGQAGSFYSGKVYDLAEYDHVEILRGSASLFAGAADPGGMISLVRKRALPEFQAKFDVSAGSWDNYRTQVDVTGPLVESGAVRGRVVTAYTDKQYFVDRRSTEKNFIYGVLEMDIAPETMLTVGGSYERVHENGAGTGLPRYSDGRDLKLSRSTSLTQNWSYQDLRSQELFVKVDHALSDNWKLNSAYTYTHDSNNGLGGFGLNAVNPVTLKGPIWLGSYTDSKSKQTLFDLNLSGFFDAFGHTHELLVGADWQRVTSQWRGAPGPSGKGGSVDVFNVGSTPWNHYPVSKLFYERYDPNTQVQYGAYSKLVLQLSDPLKVVIGGRLARYKFEQKVHDAYTAPNGSWQVSSNIAMREPTHFVPYAGVIYALDSQWSLYSSYSEIFRPQQSLLKGPETSGVTVDAMTGKTYEAGVKGELLDGKLNVSAAIFHTKREDGAVRDNRYQGSSVLFGGSCCYLNQGEVISKGFELEASGEMLPGLQGIASYTYNNNEDRSSGAPLSTITPKHSVKLWGVWQLPGQLARWRTGAGVNVQSATYVSGLASRFDSNGQEVERNIPFDYSQSGYAVWSALLEYQVDEHWSLGLNGNNLLDRRYYQTVGSASNGNYYGEPRNFVLSLSGTF
- a CDS encoding FecR domain-containing protein, which produces MSESRDDAIQAEAREWLVLLNSGRATPAQRQALQAWCDADPLHAQAWARQQAFWALLGQLPQSQQASLLEPPVPRRRLRRFLLPALAACLVLAFLLPPSFWLRGWADHYVPVGERLTLTLEDGSVLRLNGGSAIDWRQDGALRTVRVYRGQVDFQVAADPGRPFVVEAGAARVRVTGTRFELSGEAQHWRLLVSEGRVIASDEQGNERETTASQRIDWLDGRMSVASGFDASEASAWQRGKMVFKSRRLDEVLDELARYRSGRVLLLGDDLQALRITGVFDANRPEAVLEAISHNLPVDMTRLPGLVLIRHAP